In Dolichospermum flos-aquae CCAP 1403/13F, the following proteins share a genomic window:
- a CDS encoding WbqC family protein, which translates to MKLAIMQPYLFPYFGYFQLINTVDKFIIYDDVQYIKGGWINRNRILLNTQAHLFTFSIKNDSTFLNINQRYFTNKLDKEKEKLFKIVDSAYSKAPFYSNTKKLLECILLTDELNISDMITQSLILICNYLDIGTQFYISSEIDKDNTLKGEERVIAINKCLDSKHYINSIGGETLYSKDVFKENGITLSFIKPKLVEYKQFKNQFVPWLSIIDVLMFNSVEKTREMLQEYELI; encoded by the coding sequence ATGAAACTGGCAATAATGCAACCATACCTTTTTCCGTACTTTGGATATTTTCAACTTATAAACACAGTAGACAAGTTTATCATCTATGATGATGTACAGTATATAAAAGGTGGGTGGATAAATAGAAACAGAATTCTCTTAAATACGCAAGCCCATCTATTTACATTTAGCATCAAGAACGACTCTACTTTTTTGAACATCAATCAGAGATATTTTACAAATAAGTTGGATAAGGAGAAAGAAAAACTCTTCAAAATAGTTGACTCTGCTTACTCAAAAGCTCCCTTTTACTCAAATACCAAAAAATTATTAGAGTGTATACTATTGACTGACGAACTGAATATATCAGATATGATCACACAAAGCTTAATACTGATTTGCAATTATTTAGATATAGGGACACAATTTTATATTTCTTCAGAAATTGATAAAGATAATACATTGAAAGGAGAAGAACGAGTTATTGCTATAAATAAATGCTTGGACTCGAAACATTACATAAATTCAATTGGAGGAGAGACATTATACTCAAAAGATGTATTTAAAGAAAATGGTATAACATTATCTTTTATCAAACCCAAATTAGTGGAATACAAACAATTTAAAAATCAGTTTGTTCCTTGGCTTTCAATTATTGATGTTTTAATGTTTAATTCAGTTGAAAAAACAAGAGAAATGCTACAGGAGTATGAATTAATATGA
- a CDS encoding GNAT family N-acetyltransferase: protein MNIHGEKVILRAIEAEDLKQLQVWANDPEIQYMLGGWHFPTSMNDQQTWYKSLSCNSNNQRFIILNENNVPIGMANLININYKDGNAEHGLLLDKNYRGKGYGYNVVVAIMNYAFNELRLNRLETTIIANNQPSLNLFMNKCRWKKEGVLRNWYFRNGEFVDKIFLGILREEFMDIYGANNHEQP, encoded by the coding sequence ATGAACATTCACGGTGAAAAGGTTATATTAAGAGCCATAGAAGCAGAAGACTTAAAACAACTTCAAGTATGGGCAAATGATCCAGAAATTCAATATATGCTTGGAGGTTGGCATTTTCCAACTAGTATGAATGATCAACAAACTTGGTATAAATCTCTTTCATGTAATTCTAACAATCAAAGATTTATCATTCTCAATGAAAATAATGTTCCAATTGGAATGGCAAATCTTATTAATATCAATTATAAGGATGGTAATGCTGAACATGGTTTATTATTGGATAAAAACTATCGGGGTAAAGGATACGGTTATAATGTAGTTGTGGCTATAATGAATTATGCCTTTAATGAATTAAGATTAAATAGATTAGAAACAACTATTATTGCCAATAATCAGCCATCTTTGAATCTATTCATGAATAAATGTAGATGGAAAAAAGAAGGTGTTTTAAGAAATTGGTACTTTAGGAATGGTGAATTTGTTGATAAAATATTTTTAGGTATTTTAAGAGAGGAATTCATGGACATATATGGAGCAAATAATCATGAACAGCCATAA
- a CDS encoding phytanoyl-CoA dioxygenase family protein codes for MNSHKNSLLEYGFTIIDSVFDDKFVDKINLSLARSYDLCRKIQIKNGIDAVTDGTVHHLIASHDMVYIKVIDKICQSEIFNFIKDYFNGNFILNSYGGVINLPEKPSYVANIHRDVRFFSGEFPLMLNLLIMLDDFTLENGATYLLAGSHKQDEKPTEKEFYDISDRALGKKGDILFFNSNLWHAAGINKTDQARRAITITLTKPFMKQQLDYPRAVGYDKLEKMSSRLQQLIGFFSRTPSTLDEWYQKPENRFYRPGQD; via the coding sequence ATGAACAGCCATAAAAATAGTTTACTAGAATACGGATTTACTATCATAGATTCTGTCTTCGATGATAAGTTTGTTGATAAAATTAATCTCTCTCTTGCAAGAAGTTATGATTTGTGTAGAAAGATTCAGATTAAAAATGGCATAGATGCTGTTACAGATGGAACAGTTCATCATTTAATTGCATCTCATGACATGGTTTATATAAAAGTGATTGATAAAATATGCCAATCAGAAATATTTAATTTTATTAAAGATTATTTCAATGGCAATTTTATTCTTAATAGCTATGGAGGTGTTATAAATCTACCTGAAAAGCCGTCTTATGTAGCAAATATTCATAGAGATGTCCGATTTTTTTCAGGTGAATTTCCATTGATGCTTAATTTGTTAATCATGCTGGATGATTTTACTTTGGAGAACGGAGCTACTTATCTGTTAGCTGGATCTCATAAGCAGGACGAAAAACCAACTGAAAAAGAATTTTATGATATATCGGATAGAGCTTTAGGCAAAAAAGGAGATATTTTATTTTTTAATTCAAATTTATGGCACGCAGCAGGGATTAACAAAACTGATCAGGCAAGAAGAGCAATAACTATAACTTTGACAAAACCATTTATGAAACAACAGTTAGATTACCCAAGGGCTGTAGGGTATGATAAATTAGAAAAAATGAGTTCTCGGTTACAACAATTAATAGGTTTCTTTTCTCGAACTCCATCAACACTTGATGAGTGGTATCAAAAACCGGAAAATCGTTTTTATCGTCCAGGACAAGATTAA
- a CDS encoding glycosyltransferase has translation MDVPLLSVCSTTYNHVNFIKQAIDGFLVQKVDFAWEIIIADDFSTDGTREILLEYKNKYPDLIKLILQEKNVGAAQNCIDLITTPKSKYIALCDGDDYWTDPLKLQKQVDFLEANPDFAICFHNAAVINEDYPEKNRLNSDDLTPEVSTLDNLLEGSNYIATASVVIKTNLIQNLPDWFASLPFGDYGLYLIAAQHGKIRYLNEVMSVYRIHKGGVYGNLGNAPKGVTRIYQRHYEFWKIINKSATISQSRLRRATLKSIKNVVYSAANSKQIRVFLIYHYLLLIHSHGEDYRQVPKKILRLCRSAIRELRDHLVHI, from the coding sequence ATGGACGTTCCTTTACTATCAGTTTGTTCGACAACATACAATCATGTGAATTTCATAAAACAAGCAATTGATGGGTTTCTTGTGCAAAAAGTTGATTTTGCATGGGAGATAATTATCGCAGATGATTTTTCAACAGATGGCACAAGAGAAATTTTATTAGAGTACAAGAATAAATACCCTGACTTGATAAAACTAATTTTACAAGAAAAAAATGTAGGAGCAGCACAAAATTGTATTGACTTAATTACCACTCCCAAATCTAAGTATATTGCCCTCTGTGACGGTGATGACTATTGGACAGATCCTCTTAAACTGCAAAAACAAGTTGATTTTTTGGAAGCCAACCCTGACTTTGCCATTTGCTTTCATAACGCCGCAGTTATCAATGAGGATTATCCCGAAAAAAATCGACTAAATAGTGATGATTTAACCCCAGAAGTTAGCACTTTGGATAACCTCCTTGAAGGAAGCAACTATATTGCAACTGCTTCAGTTGTAATCAAGACAAATTTGATTCAAAATCTGCCTGATTGGTTTGCTTCTCTTCCTTTTGGAGATTATGGACTATACCTAATCGCAGCACAGCACGGAAAGATAAGATATCTCAATGAGGTAATGAGTGTTTATCGAATTCATAAAGGAGGTGTATACGGGAATTTAGGCAACGCGCCCAAGGGTGTGACACGAATCTATCAGCGGCACTATGAGTTTTGGAAAATAATTAATAAATCTGCCACTATAAGTCAATCAAGGCTAAGACGAGCTACTTTAAAATCAATTAAGAACGTTGTTTATAGTGCAGCTAACTCAAAACAAATAAGAGTCTTCTTAATATACCACTATCTTTTGTTAATTCACAGCCATGGTGAAGATTATAGGCAAGTACCTAAAAAAATTCTTAGGCTTTGCCGTTCTGCTATCAGAGAATTGCGCGACCATTTGGTACACATATAA